The sequence below is a genomic window from Deltaproteobacteria bacterium.
GATCTGATCTTTGGTAATGTTCTCCAGGCGTGCGATCTCGATGAGGATTTCTCCCTTGCGCTCCGCATCGATAATTTCCCCCTTGATGCTGCCGGTCACCTGCCCGTTTTCTATCTCGAGCTCATTGGCGTAAACGTAATCGAGCCCCAGGCGCTGCTTGAGATAATCGGTGAAAAAAGAAAACCCGCCTGAGATCACGCCCACCTTGTAGCCCATGAAGTGGAGCGTGGAAATCAGATCCTCGGTACCGGGTGTCAGGTGGATCGATTTCGTCAGGGATTCCAGCTGGTCGGTGGTCAGGCCCTTCAGCAGGCTCACCCTTTTTCTGACCGCATCCTTGAAATCCAGGTTCCCGCTCATGGCCTCCTCGGTCATGGCCTTTACGTCGGCGCCCACGCCGGCGACCTCCGCCAGTTCGTCAATGACCTCCCCCTGAATAATGGTACTGTCGCAGTCGAAAACGACCACGCGCTTGGGTTTCTGAAAGCGATCGTATTTTCTGAGGGAAACGTCCAGACCGGTCTTGCCGGAAAAGTCATAGAACATCTTGCGCAGGGCGGCGATATCCGCCACATTCGACGTGTCCACGGTGATCTCCATGGCAATGTATTCACCGCGCGCAATCATCTTGATGGTTTCAATGTTGATATTTTTTTCGGAAAAAATGCCGGACACGCCGGCCACAATGCCCGGTCGGTCGCGTCCCATCAGGGTAAACAGCATCAGGTGCTTGTTGACGATTCTGCGGCCCTCCTCGTACGGTTCCACCCGCAGGCCCAGGTTGAAATCGGCGCCCACGGGCTCGACAGCCTTCATCATCTCTTCGTAGCCGATGTCGGACGTACTCATATCCACCACCAGAAACATGGTGAAGTGCCCCCGCACGGCACGGGCCTCCACGTCCACGATATT
It includes:
- the serB gene encoding phosphoserine phosphatase SerB; protein product: MNTLYVISAVGKDKPGLVHSVTSVLAGLKINIVDVEARAVRGHFTMFLVVDMSTSDIGYEEMMKAVEPVGADFNLGLRVEPYEEGRRIVNKHLMLFTLMGRDRPGIVAGVSGIFSEKNINIETIKMIARGEYIAMEITVDTSNVADIAALRKMFYDFSGKTGLDVSLRKYDRFQKPKRVVVFDCDSTIIQGEVIDELAEVAGVGADVKAMTEEAMSGNLDFKDAVRKRVSLLKGLTTDQLESLTKSIHLTPGTEDLISTLHFMGYKVGVISGGFSFFTDYLKQRLGLDYVYANELEIENGQVTGSIKGEIIDAERKGEILIEIARLENITKDQIVAVGDGANDRFMLQNAGLAIAFSPKEILKEYSDGMITTDNLSGLRYFLGIPED